In Brevibacillus brevis, a genomic segment contains:
- the smc gene encoding chromosome segregation protein SMC, with protein sequence MYLKRLELAGFKSFADRTELEFVPGVTAVVGPNGSGKSNVSDSIRWVLGEQSAKSLRGAKMEDIIFAGSDTRKPVNFAEVTLTLDNSDRSLDVEYSEVSVTRRVYRSGESEYYINNRSCRLKDIMELFMDTGLGKEAYSIIGQGKIEEILSTKSEDRRGIFEEAAGIVKYKTRKREAEKKLDETEQNLVRIHDIVSEITEQIGPLQEQAETARTYKELHKRLVEHEVALYVQQIEAAHAKWEAATKRVHELQEQLVEQSTEASKQEADLEQARFHVTQIDQSIEELQHVLLTVSEETEKVEGQREVLRERMRNLHANRQQTMEQMHRITEKQHALEAELAEEQERAQEANRRMAEANASLQEAEGQFFSMVQSLTDDVERLKGDYFEKLNEMANLRNEMRHQQQLVQTSQARLDRQLAGKEQLDAEEQQRQSKLAALREQLVEIDQSIQDTVAGYKSLMERIRDGQARLETDRRELRGLEQKKEAAKSRLDLLKEMQSEFAGFQQGVKEILKARERGFAGIHGAVAELVVVPQQYETAVEVALGGALQNVVVENEGAGRAAIAHLKKHNAGRATFLPLDVIRPRHLQPEDKRQLAKAGGVVGIASELVSFEEKYRPILESLLGNVIVTQTLEEANKVARTLNYRYRVVTLEGDIVNAGGSMTGGALKKNSTNLLGRNRQAEELEAQMGEIDQAISGHTTHMDQLAKELRELEQEQEALRSQGEALRLKEQEVKGLQSQTEAEGRSLGERTRIVEQEIAGYRREMEEASRRLEELQASLSVMDGEEKELSALIAAAEAKRQEQLESKEEMNQKITSLKVLNAQVMQEYQSRMEQTERLTEQKSALQKEWEEQNAALASLDELERTNETSGAELDQKIAELRQDKDRVAGLIQERRSERATLFYKQEQVEQQVKEIRREVKSLEDKLHQEEVKVNRYEVELDHLLNKLSEEYEMSYDLAKQKYPVRGEIAEETQLVAKLKKQIAALGTVNLGAIEEYERLSERQQFLSTQEADLNEAKDMLYQVIQEMDTEMSRRFKETFDAISEQFRDVFVKLFGGGRANLLLSNPDNLLETGIDIVAQPPGKKLQNLALLSGGERALTAMALLFAILRVKPVPFCVLDEVEAALDEANVNRFAEYMHHFSSQTQFICVTHRKGTMESADVLYGITMQEGGVSKLVSVKLEDSDKFIESAS encoded by the coding sequence ATGTATTTAAAACGCCTGGAACTGGCAGGATTCAAGTCCTTCGCCGACCGGACGGAATTGGAATTCGTGCCCGGAGTGACAGCGGTAGTGGGCCCGAACGGAAGCGGGAAGAGCAACGTCTCCGACTCGATCCGCTGGGTGCTTGGGGAGCAGAGCGCCAAGTCGCTTCGCGGCGCAAAGATGGAAGACATCATCTTTGCCGGCAGCGATACGCGCAAGCCCGTCAATTTCGCGGAAGTGACCCTCACTTTGGACAACTCCGACCGTTCCCTTGATGTGGAATATTCGGAAGTCTCGGTCACACGCAGAGTATACCGCTCCGGTGAAAGCGAGTACTACATAAACAACAGGTCATGCCGTCTCAAAGACATCATGGAGCTGTTCATGGATACCGGTTTGGGCAAGGAGGCCTACTCGATCATCGGGCAAGGCAAAATCGAGGAGATTCTCAGCACCAAATCGGAGGATCGCCGCGGCATTTTTGAAGAGGCGGCCGGGATCGTCAAATACAAGACGCGGAAGAGGGAAGCGGAAAAGAAGCTGGATGAAACCGAACAAAACCTCGTCCGTATTCACGATATCGTAAGTGAAATCACCGAGCAGATCGGTCCTTTGCAAGAGCAGGCAGAAACTGCCCGAACGTACAAGGAGCTGCACAAGAGGCTCGTGGAGCACGAGGTGGCGCTGTACGTCCAGCAGATCGAGGCGGCGCACGCCAAATGGGAAGCGGCGACGAAACGCGTACATGAGCTGCAGGAGCAATTGGTCGAGCAGTCGACGGAGGCTTCCAAGCAAGAGGCCGATCTGGAGCAGGCACGTTTTCACGTCACGCAGATCGACCAGTCGATTGAGGAGCTCCAGCACGTGCTCCTGACGGTCAGCGAGGAGACGGAGAAGGTCGAAGGGCAGCGGGAAGTACTGCGCGAGCGGATGCGCAACCTGCACGCCAACCGCCAGCAGACGATGGAGCAGATGCACCGGATCACGGAAAAGCAGCACGCTCTGGAGGCTGAACTGGCAGAAGAGCAAGAGCGAGCCCAGGAAGCCAATCGCCGCATGGCGGAGGCCAACGCTTCGCTGCAAGAAGCCGAAGGGCAATTTTTCTCGATGGTCCAGTCGCTGACCGATGATGTGGAAAGGTTGAAAGGCGACTATTTCGAAAAGCTGAACGAAATGGCCAATCTGCGAAATGAAATGCGGCACCAGCAGCAATTGGTGCAGACGAGTCAGGCGAGACTGGACCGCCAATTGGCGGGAAAAGAGCAGCTCGATGCGGAAGAGCAGCAGCGGCAGTCCAAGCTGGCTGCCTTGCGGGAGCAGCTCGTGGAGATCGACCAATCGATTCAGGACACCGTCGCGGGCTACAAGTCGCTGATGGAGCGCATCCGCGATGGACAAGCCCGTCTGGAGACGGATCGCAGGGAGCTTCGGGGTTTGGAGCAGAAGAAAGAGGCGGCCAAGTCCCGCTTGGATCTCTTGAAGGAAATGCAATCCGAGTTCGCCGGCTTCCAGCAGGGCGTCAAAGAAATATTGAAGGCGCGCGAACGCGGCTTTGCGGGTATTCATGGAGCGGTGGCGGAGCTTGTCGTCGTGCCGCAGCAATACGAGACTGCAGTAGAAGTGGCACTCGGAGGAGCCCTGCAAAACGTCGTCGTCGAGAACGAAGGCGCAGGCCGCGCCGCCATCGCGCATTTGAAAAAGCACAACGCCGGTCGCGCGACGTTTTTGCCGCTTGATGTCATCCGACCGCGCCATTTGCAGCCGGAAGACAAGCGCCAATTGGCGAAGGCGGGAGGGGTCGTCGGGATCGCCAGCGAACTGGTGTCGTTCGAGGAGAAGTACCGGCCGATTCTCGAATCGCTCCTCGGCAATGTCATCGTAACGCAAACGCTCGAGGAAGCCAACAAAGTAGCCCGGACACTGAACTACCGCTACCGCGTCGTGACGCTGGAAGGGGATATCGTCAATGCGGGCGGCTCCATGACAGGGGGAGCGCTGAAGAAGAACAGCACCAACCTGCTCGGACGCAATCGGCAGGCAGAAGAACTGGAAGCGCAGATGGGCGAAATCGACCAGGCAATTTCTGGGCATACTACGCATATGGATCAACTGGCGAAGGAGCTCCGTGAACTGGAGCAAGAGCAGGAGGCGCTCCGGAGCCAGGGTGAGGCGCTTCGCTTGAAGGAGCAGGAAGTCAAAGGCCTGCAGTCGCAAACGGAAGCGGAAGGCCGTTCGCTTGGCGAGCGTACGCGGATCGTCGAGCAGGAAATCGCCGGCTACCGCCGCGAAATGGAAGAAGCTTCCCGCAGGCTGGAAGAATTGCAGGCGTCTCTGTCTGTGATGGATGGAGAAGAAAAGGAATTGTCAGCCTTGATCGCCGCTGCGGAGGCCAAGCGTCAGGAGCAGCTCGAGTCCAAGGAAGAGATGAATCAGAAAATCACCAGCCTCAAGGTGCTGAATGCGCAGGTCATGCAGGAGTACCAGTCGCGCATGGAGCAGACAGAACGGTTGACCGAGCAAAAGAGCGCCCTGCAAAAGGAGTGGGAAGAGCAAAATGCGGCTCTTGCCTCCCTCGATGAGCTGGAGCGCACGAATGAAACGTCCGGCGCCGAGCTGGACCAAAAAATTGCCGAACTGCGGCAAGACAAGGATCGGGTAGCAGGTCTGATCCAGGAGCGGCGCAGCGAGCGGGCGACTTTGTTCTACAAGCAGGAGCAGGTGGAGCAGCAGGTCAAGGAAATCCGCAGGGAAGTCAAATCGCTGGAAGACAAGCTGCACCAGGAAGAAGTCAAGGTAAACCGCTACGAGGTCGAGCTCGATCATCTGTTGAACAAACTCTCCGAAGAATACGAAATGAGCTACGATCTGGCGAAGCAAAAATATCCGGTACGCGGCGAGATCGCCGAAGAGACGCAGCTCGTGGCAAAGCTCAAGAAGCAAATTGCCGCGCTCGGCACCGTGAACCTCGGCGCGATCGAAGAGTACGAACGACTGTCCGAGCGGCAGCAGTTCCTGAGCACGCAGGAAGCGGATCTGAACGAAGCCAAGGACATGCTCTATCAAGTGATACAGGAGATGGACACGGAGATGTCACGCCGGTTCAAGGAGACGTTCGACGCAATTTCCGAGCAGTTCCGGGACGTCTTCGTCAAGCTGTTCGGCGGGGGACGCGCGAATCTGTTGCTCTCCAATCCGGACAATTTGCTGGAGACAGGCATCGACATCGTGGCACAGCCGCCCGGCAAAAAACTGCAAAATCTGGCGCTGCTCTCCGGCGGGGAGCGTGCCTTGACCGCGATGGCGCTGCTGTTTGCCATCCTGCGCGTGAAGCCCGTGCCATTCTGCGTGCTCGATGAGGTAGAGGCGGCCCTCGATGAGGCCAACGTCAACCGCTTCGCCGAATACATGCACCACTTCAGCAGCCAGACCCAGTTTATTTGTGTCACGCACCGCAAAGGGACGATGGAAAGCGCGGACGTGCTGTACGGGATTACGATGCAGGAAGGCGGGGTCTCCAAGCTGGTTTCCGTCAAGCTCGAGGACAGCGACAAATTTATCGAATCCGCATCGTAG
- the rnc gene encoding ribonuclease III — translation MSFAQLQEKIGVRFHDESVLRQAFTHSSYVNEQRGKRIQDNERLEFLGDAVLELTVSQFLYKTFPKMSEGEMTKLRAAIVCEPSLVKFAELLNFGDLVLLGKGEELTGGRQRPALLADVFEAFIGALYLDQGVDAVFSFMEKYVYPRVDKGEFAQVTDFKSQLQEFVQQDNLGDIQYRIVEEKGPAHNREFVSEVLLNNRSLGVGSGRSKKEAEQQAAARALVKLGDKQ, via the coding sequence ATGAGTTTTGCACAGCTGCAAGAAAAGATCGGCGTGCGCTTTCATGACGAAAGCGTGTTGCGGCAGGCATTCACCCATTCTTCCTACGTGAACGAGCAACGCGGCAAGCGGATACAAGACAATGAGCGCCTGGAGTTTTTGGGTGACGCTGTCCTCGAGCTGACCGTTTCCCAGTTTCTGTACAAGACATTCCCCAAGATGAGTGAAGGGGAAATGACGAAGCTTCGTGCAGCCATTGTCTGTGAACCGTCTCTGGTGAAGTTTGCTGAACTGCTGAATTTCGGCGATCTCGTTCTGCTGGGAAAAGGGGAAGAGCTGACGGGTGGCCGTCAGCGACCTGCCTTGCTGGCGGACGTATTTGAAGCATTTATTGGTGCCCTTTACTTGGATCAGGGGGTCGACGCTGTGTTTTCCTTTATGGAAAAGTACGTCTATCCTCGCGTCGATAAAGGCGAGTTTGCCCAGGTAACCGACTTCAAGAGCCAGTTGCAGGAATTTGTTCAACAAGACAATCTGGGAGACATCCAGTATCGCATCGTAGAAGAAAAAGGACCGGCTCACAATCGCGAGTTCGTGTCTGAAGTACTCTTGAACAATCGCTCGCTGGGCGTCGGCTCCGGCCGTTCCAAGAAGGAAGCGGAACAGCAGGCGGCCGCTCGCGCGTTGGTCAAGCTGGGAGATAAGCAATAA
- the fabF gene encoding beta-ketoacyl-ACP synthase II has product MKRRVVITGVGVISPVGNDAQTFWNSLLEGKSGIDRLTAFDASDYPTQIAGEVKDFNPELYMDKREVRRTDRFVQFGLAAAKMALEDAKLEITPENAERVGVYIGSGIGGLSTWEEQHSILLEKGPRRVSPFFIPMLIANMASGAVSIQYGAKGPTSSAITACATGTNAIGDALRLIQFDHADVMIAGGAEATVRPMAFAGFCSAKAMSTRNDEPQKASRPFDQDRDGFVMGEGAGVLILEELEHAKKRGANILAEVIGYGMSADAHHITAPSPGGEGAARCMKNALKDAGIDPNEVDYINAHGTSTDQGDIAETQAIKSVFGEHAYKLAVSSTKSMTGHLLGATGGIEAIATAFALRDQILPPTINLENPDPECDLDYVPNHARKATVNVAVSNTFGFGGHNATVILKRYEA; this is encoded by the coding sequence ATGAAACGAAGAGTGGTGATTACCGGCGTCGGAGTCATCTCCCCAGTGGGAAATGACGCGCAGACCTTCTGGAACAGCCTTTTGGAAGGCAAATCAGGCATTGATCGCCTGACTGCGTTTGACGCTTCGGATTATCCGACGCAGATCGCGGGTGAAGTCAAGGATTTCAACCCCGAGCTGTACATGGACAAAAGAGAAGTTCGACGTACAGACCGATTCGTTCAATTCGGGCTAGCAGCGGCGAAAATGGCGCTGGAAGACGCCAAGCTGGAGATTACTCCCGAAAATGCGGAGCGAGTGGGTGTATACATCGGGTCAGGGATTGGCGGCTTGTCCACGTGGGAAGAACAGCACAGCATTTTGCTGGAAAAAGGACCGCGCCGTGTCAGTCCGTTCTTTATTCCCATGCTGATTGCCAATATGGCCTCCGGTGCGGTTTCCATCCAGTACGGTGCGAAAGGCCCTACCTCCAGCGCGATTACGGCCTGCGCTACGGGTACAAATGCAATCGGTGACGCGCTTCGCCTGATCCAGTTTGATCACGCCGATGTCATGATCGCGGGCGGAGCGGAGGCAACAGTCCGTCCGATGGCTTTCGCAGGCTTCTGTTCCGCGAAAGCGATGTCAACCCGCAACGACGAGCCCCAAAAAGCAAGCCGCCCGTTTGATCAGGACCGCGACGGATTCGTCATGGGCGAGGGCGCAGGGGTGCTTATCCTGGAAGAGCTGGAGCACGCCAAAAAGCGTGGAGCCAACATCCTCGCAGAAGTGATCGGGTATGGCATGAGCGCTGACGCCCACCACATCACGGCGCCGTCTCCGGGTGGAGAAGGGGCAGCCCGCTGCATGAAGAACGCTTTGAAGGACGCCGGTATCGACCCGAACGAGGTCGACTACATCAACGCACACGGAACCTCGACGGATCAAGGCGACATCGCCGAGACCCAAGCGATCAAGTCCGTATTTGGCGAGCATGCGTACAAGCTGGCCGTGAGCTCGACCAAGTCGATGACGGGCCACCTGTTGGGCGCCACGGGCGGGATCGAAGCGATCGCAACGGCTTTTGCCCTGCGCGACCAAATTTTGCCTCCGACTATCAATCTGGAGAATCCGGATCCGGAGTGCGACCTCGACTACGTGCCAAATCATGCGCGCAAGGCGACAGTCAACGTGGCTGTTTCCAATACGTTCGGATTTGGCGGTCACAACGCGACGGTCATCTTGAAACGATACGAAGCATAA
- the acpP gene encoding acyl carrier protein, giving the protein MADTLERVKKIIVDRLGVDESKITLEASFKEDLGADSLDVVELVMELEDEFDLEISDEDAEKITSVGEVVKYIESHK; this is encoded by the coding sequence ATGGCAGATACATTGGAACGTGTGAAGAAAATCATCGTCGATCGTCTGGGTGTAGATGAGTCCAAGATTACTTTGGAAGCTTCTTTCAAAGAAGACCTGGGCGCTGACTCCCTGGATGTAGTGGAACTCGTAATGGAACTCGAGGATGAGTTTGATTTAGAGATTTCTGACGAAGATGCTGAAAAGATCACTTCTGTAGGTGAGGTCGTAAAATACATAGAATCTCACAAGTAG
- the fabG gene encoding 3-oxoacyl-[acyl-carrier-protein] reductase, which produces MLAGKTALVTGASRGIGRAIALKLAEAGANVVVNYAGSEAAASETVAQIKELGRDAIMVRANVSQTEEVNEMFKAALDHFGAIDILVNNAGITRDNLLMRMKEEEWDDVIATNLKGVFNCLKAATRPMMKQRSGKIINITSVVGVLGNPGQANYVAAKAGVIGLTKTAARELATRGITVNAVAPGFIDTEMTAVLSEEVKEGMMAQIPLGRLGQTDDIASVVLFLASDAANYMTGQTLHVDGGMYM; this is translated from the coding sequence ATGCTAGCAGGAAAAACGGCGCTGGTTACAGGCGCTTCTCGCGGAATCGGCCGTGCAATTGCCCTGAAGCTGGCGGAAGCCGGGGCCAATGTGGTAGTCAACTACGCAGGCAGCGAGGCGGCTGCTTCGGAGACGGTCGCTCAGATCAAGGAATTGGGAAGGGACGCCATCATGGTGCGTGCGAATGTGTCGCAGACCGAAGAAGTAAACGAGATGTTCAAGGCTGCCCTGGATCATTTCGGAGCGATCGACATCCTCGTGAACAACGCGGGCATAACCCGCGACAATTTGCTGATGCGCATGAAGGAAGAGGAGTGGGACGACGTCATCGCCACCAACCTCAAAGGCGTGTTCAACTGTCTGAAAGCGGCGACGCGCCCCATGATGAAACAGCGCTCCGGTAAAATCATCAACATTACATCCGTAGTCGGCGTACTGGGCAATCCCGGCCAAGCCAACTATGTGGCTGCCAAAGCTGGGGTGATCGGCTTGACCAAGACCGCGGCACGCGAACTGGCTACCCGCGGCATTACAGTCAACGCCGTCGCTCCCGGATTCATCGATACGGAGATGACCGCCGTGCTTTCCGAAGAAGTAAAAGAAGGAATGATGGCGCAAATTCCGCTCGGCAGATTGGGTCAAACGGATGACATCGCTTCTGTCGTGCTGTTCCTGGCATCGGACGCAGCCAATTACATGACGGGCCAAACCCTTCACGTAGACGGCGGTATGTACATGTAG
- the fabD gene encoding ACP S-malonyltransferase, whose product MGKVAFVFPGQGSQFVGMGQALAEKSEAARLVFEQADEALGFSLSGLCFQGPEEELKLTANTQPAILTASIAVLSAFREKQPGFAPDFVAGHSLGEYSALVAAGALSFADAVKTVRARGQFMEEAVPAGQGAMAAVLNMDRAALHAVCEEVTASGHPVQLANMNCPGQIVISGSAEGVKLAGEKAKAAGAKRVLPLNVSGPFHSSLMQPAADKLKAVLASVSVQDAGVPVVANVSARPVSDAREIVDSLVQQVSAPVLWEDSVQWMVEQGVTTFVEIGPGKVLAGLIKKIAPAETTMISVQDEESLAELLNGGVLC is encoded by the coding sequence ATGGGGAAAGTGGCATTTGTCTTTCCTGGCCAAGGCTCGCAATTCGTAGGAATGGGCCAGGCACTCGCAGAGAAGTCCGAGGCAGCTCGCCTCGTTTTTGAACAAGCAGACGAAGCGCTCGGATTTTCCTTGTCCGGCTTGTGCTTCCAAGGCCCGGAAGAAGAATTGAAGCTGACAGCGAATACGCAGCCGGCGATTTTGACGGCGAGCATCGCGGTTTTGTCGGCGTTTCGGGAAAAGCAGCCTGGCTTCGCGCCTGACTTTGTGGCAGGACACAGCCTCGGCGAATATTCCGCGCTGGTAGCTGCTGGTGCCCTGTCCTTCGCGGATGCGGTGAAGACGGTACGGGCACGCGGACAGTTCATGGAGGAAGCGGTACCTGCAGGACAAGGCGCCATGGCTGCTGTCTTGAACATGGATCGCGCCGCGCTGCATGCCGTCTGCGAAGAAGTGACGGCATCGGGACATCCGGTGCAGCTCGCCAACATGAACTGCCCCGGGCAGATCGTCATTTCCGGTTCGGCGGAAGGTGTGAAGCTGGCAGGCGAAAAAGCGAAAGCAGCAGGAGCGAAGCGCGTGCTCCCGCTCAACGTCAGCGGTCCGTTCCACTCCAGCCTGATGCAGCCGGCAGCTGACAAGCTGAAGGCGGTTTTGGCGAGCGTAAGTGTGCAGGACGCGGGCGTGCCTGTCGTGGCAAACGTATCGGCAAGACCGGTCTCTGACGCACGGGAGATCGTTGACAGCTTGGTGCAGCAAGTGTCTGCCCCTGTCCTCTGGGAAGATTCCGTGCAATGGATGGTGGAGCAAGGCGTGACGACGTTCGTCGAGATTGGTCCGGGGAAAGTCCTTGCAGGGCTGATCAAGAAGATCGCGCCGGCGGAAACAACCATGATCTCGGTGCAGGATGAGGAGTCGCTCGCGGAGCTGTTGAACGGAGGGGTATTATGCTAG
- a CDS encoding beta-ketoacyl-ACP synthase III, producing the protein MNGKRSVGILATGSYTPERVLSNFDLEKMVDTSDEWIVTRTGIRERRISAPDQASSDLAYEAAKKALEKAKLSPEQLDMIIVATVTPDTMFPSTACILQDKLGATRAAAMDLSAACTGFLYGITTATQFIQNGLYKYILVVGVESLSKITNYKDRNTCVLFGDGAGAAVIGEVQEGYGFQSFELGADGSGGSLLCLPAGGSRTPASSETVENNLHYLTMAGGEVFKFAVRVMNSATEAVLTKAGLTKEDIGLLVPHQANKRIIDSAVQRFGLSEDKVVINLDRYGNMSSASIPVALDEAVEAGRVKEGDNIVLVGFGGGLTWGAALLKWSTTSAEGSGK; encoded by the coding sequence ATGAACGGCAAGCGTTCTGTAGGCATTTTGGCAACCGGCTCCTATACCCCTGAGCGGGTGTTGTCCAACTTTGATCTGGAAAAGATGGTGGATACATCGGACGAGTGGATCGTCACGCGGACGGGAATCCGCGAACGCCGGATCAGCGCTCCGGATCAGGCTTCTTCCGACCTCGCCTACGAGGCGGCCAAAAAAGCGCTGGAGAAAGCGAAACTGAGCCCGGAACAGCTGGACATGATTATCGTCGCGACCGTGACACCGGACACGATGTTTCCGTCTACGGCCTGCATTTTGCAGGACAAACTGGGAGCGACCCGCGCAGCAGCGATGGACTTGTCGGCGGCTTGCACCGGCTTCCTGTACGGAATCACGACAGCGACCCAGTTCATCCAAAACGGGCTCTACAAATACATTCTGGTGGTTGGCGTCGAGAGCCTCTCCAAGATCACCAACTACAAAGACCGAAATACGTGCGTCCTGTTCGGTGACGGGGCGGGTGCAGCCGTCATCGGGGAAGTCCAGGAGGGCTACGGCTTCCAGTCGTTCGAGCTCGGTGCAGACGGTTCCGGCGGCTCCCTGCTTTGCCTGCCTGCCGGGGGCTCCCGCACACCTGCCTCCAGCGAAACCGTGGAAAACAATCTGCACTATTTGACGATGGCTGGTGGAGAAGTATTCAAGTTCGCGGTTCGCGTGATGAATTCGGCGACGGAAGCCGTCCTTACAAAGGCAGGCTTGACCAAGGAAGACATCGGTCTTCTGGTGCCGCATCAGGCGAACAAGCGGATTATCGACTCCGCTGTGCAGCGCTTCGGATTGTCCGAAGACAAGGTCGTCATCAACCTCGACCGGTACGGCAACATGTCCTCGGCATCCATTCCGGTGGCTCTGGATGAAGCCGTCGAAGCAGGTCGCGTAAAAGAAGGCGACAATATCGTGCTCGTCGGATTCGGTGGCGGTCTGACCTGGGGAGCGGCTCTCCTGAAATGGTCGACCACCTCAGCAGAAGGGAGCGGAAAGTAA
- the plsX gene encoding phosphate acyltransferase PlsX produces the protein MRIAVDAMGGDNAPRSTVLGALAAIKENPSITVVLVGDEQGIRSHLPGEIPANIEIVPTTEVIMPDDEPVKAARKKKNSSLVVAVQMARENIVDAAISAGNTGALMTAGLLYAGRMEGIERPALAAFIPNTKGRVSLTLDVGANMDAKPLHLLQYAVMGSLYAERVLGFERPTVGLLNVGTEDGKGNELTKAVFPMLAEADLNFVGNVEARDVLLGNCDVLVCDGFVGNVLLKAVEGAASTIFSMLKQEFTSSLINKVGAAILKPGLSRFKKRMDYAEYGGAPLLGLRSPVIKAHGSSDEKAIKNAIASAARFVEQNVNDIIAQALQKNHTGESE, from the coding sequence TTGCGAATTGCAGTGGATGCGATGGGCGGCGATAACGCACCGCGCAGTACAGTGCTGGGAGCGCTGGCTGCCATCAAGGAAAACCCATCTATTACGGTAGTGCTGGTGGGGGATGAACAAGGCATTCGGAGCCACCTGCCGGGAGAGATCCCGGCGAACATCGAGATTGTACCTACGACCGAAGTCATCATGCCGGATGACGAACCGGTGAAAGCGGCGAGGAAAAAGAAAAATTCATCTCTCGTCGTCGCCGTGCAGATGGCGCGGGAAAATATCGTGGATGCGGCCATTTCAGCGGGAAATACGGGTGCGCTCATGACGGCAGGGCTTTTGTATGCCGGGCGCATGGAAGGGATCGAACGTCCTGCGCTGGCTGCATTCATTCCGAACACGAAGGGCCGCGTTTCGTTGACGCTGGATGTCGGCGCCAACATGGACGCGAAGCCGCTTCACTTGCTGCAATACGCGGTGATGGGCAGCCTGTACGCAGAGCGCGTCCTCGGTTTTGAACGTCCGACGGTTGGGCTGCTCAATGTGGGCACGGAAGACGGGAAAGGCAATGAACTGACCAAAGCCGTCTTTCCGATGCTAGCTGAGGCCGATTTGAACTTCGTGGGGAACGTAGAAGCGCGCGATGTCTTGCTTGGGAACTGCGACGTATTGGTATGCGACGGATTCGTCGGCAATGTGCTGCTCAAAGCAGTGGAAGGCGCGGCCTCCACAATCTTTTCGATGCTCAAGCAGGAATTTACTTCCAGCCTGATTAATAAGGTAGGGGCGGCTATTTTGAAGCCGGGACTGTCCCGCTTCAAAAAGCGCATGGATTACGCGGAGTACGGAGGAGCACCGCTCTTGGGTCTGCGCAGTCCTGTCATCAAGGCGCACGGTTCCTCTGACGAAAAGGCGATTAAAAACGCGATCGCCAGCGCTGCGCGATTCGTGGAACAGAACGTGAACGACATTATCGCGCAAGCACTGCAAAAAAATCATACGGGAGAAAGCGAGTGA
- the fapR gene encoding transcription factor FapR → MSSIARLPKKDRQTRLVQTLQENPFATDEELAELFQVSIQTIRLDRLELGIPELRERIKSVAEKSLDPVKSLGIDEVIGEIIDLQLDSQAISVLEIKEEHVFSRTQIARGHYIFAQANSLAVAVINADVALTATARIRFIRPVRAGEKLVAKAMVRSRNGDECKVRVETKVQGELVFTATFRVVGMPALT, encoded by the coding sequence GTGTCGAGCATCGCCCGCTTGCCGAAAAAGGATCGCCAGACTCGCTTGGTGCAGACGCTGCAAGAGAATCCTTTTGCCACTGACGAGGAACTGGCAGAGTTATTTCAGGTCAGTATTCAAACAATACGCTTAGATCGTCTGGAGCTGGGCATCCCGGAGCTTCGGGAGAGGATCAAGTCGGTGGCCGAAAAAAGCCTCGACCCGGTGAAGTCGCTGGGGATCGATGAGGTCATCGGGGAAATCATCGATTTGCAGCTGGATTCGCAGGCGATTTCCGTATTAGAGATCAAAGAAGAGCACGTCTTTTCACGAACGCAGATCGCTCGTGGACACTACATATTTGCCCAGGCCAACTCGTTGGCTGTGGCGGTCATAAACGCTGATGTCGCATTGACAGCGACGGCGAGAATTCGCTTTATCAGGCCGGTGCGGGCGGGAGAAAAGCTGGTTGCGAAGGCAATGGTACGAAGCCGCAACGGAGATGAGTGCAAAGTGCGGGTAGAGACGAAAGTGCAAGGTGAACTGGTCTTTACTGCGACATTCCGCGTGGTAGGAATGCCCGCTCTCACATAA